The Flavobacteriales bacterium genome contains a region encoding:
- a CDS encoding gliding motility-associated C-terminal domain-containing protein: MHRVLILFFLKLSVLGYCQNLQICLSDSLEYFSVVPSSATNSLEWEFVYGDGAEIVEGQFSDSISVLFSNPGDYILQLREFGSTNCFNAVEMNILVRPNPLASFFSDEVCIYDSVKFINTSISSDGLQSSIWRVGDDIIDAIDLNYTFNEEGEYLIELSVVSNLGCSDMESLTFKISDKPIADFYHYPEKITTLNPMVEFVNLSTEGFVSWDFGDGFYSNEWQPIHYFDSAAWYDVQLTLEDENGCSDSITKSLLVESELIFYLPTSFTPDGDGINDEFGLKGYNIDRVQEFSMVITNRWGEIIYSVDDINQWWNGENQVGNLAMPGTYLWSVRIKDELGKQTRQIGEVTLMR, from the coding sequence ATGCATAGAGTACTTATACTTTTCTTTTTAAAGTTGAGTGTTCTAGGATATTGTCAAAACCTTCAAATCTGTCTTAGCGATAGCCTAGAATACTTTTCTGTTGTACCAAGCTCAGCAACAAATTCGCTTGAATGGGAGTTTGTTTATGGTGATGGTGCAGAAATTGTCGAGGGGCAATTTTCGGATAGTATAAGTGTTCTTTTTTCCAACCCTGGAGATTATATTTTACAATTGCGAGAGTTCGGTTCAACCAATTGTTTTAATGCAGTAGAAATGAATATTTTGGTAAGGCCTAATCCTTTAGCTAGTTTTTTCAGTGATGAGGTGTGTATTTACGATTCCGTAAAATTTATCAATACCTCTATTTCTAGTGATGGTCTACAATCTTCTATCTGGCGTGTTGGTGATGATATAATCGATGCTATTGATTTGAATTATACCTTTAACGAGGAAGGAGAGTACCTTATAGAATTGTCTGTTGTCAGTAATTTAGGGTGTTCTGATATGGAGTCTCTAACATTTAAGATTTCTGATAAACCAATTGCTGATTTTTATCATTATCCTGAGAAAATTACCACTCTAAACCCTATGGTAGAGTTTGTAAATTTATCAACTGAGGGTTTCGTTAGTTGGGATTTTGGAGATGGCTTTTACTCTAATGAATGGCAACCAATTCATTATTTTGATTCGGCAGCTTGGTACGATGTGCAATTGACCTTAGAAGATGAAAACGGTTGCTCAGACTCTATTACGAAGAGTTTATTAGTTGAAAGTGAGCTTATTTTTTACTTGCCTACATCTTTTACGCCAGATGGTGATGGCATAAACGATGAATTTGGCTTAAAAGGATACAATATCGATAGGGTACAAGAGTTTTCTATGGTAATAACCAATAGATGGGGCGAAATTATATATTCTGTAGATGATATCAATCAATGGTGGAATGGCGAGAACCAAGTTGGAAATTTAGCAATGCCAGGCACTTATTTATGGTCTGTTCGTATTAAAGATGAATTAGGTAAGCAGACTAGGCAAATAGGTGAGGTTACTTTGATGAGATAA
- a CDS encoding outer membrane lipoprotein carrier protein LolA produces MKKLLLILTVFPCIIFAQDQKAKSILDKLSDKTKSYTSIEAKFTNTFTSTVTDISESQSGTLYLKDDSYRLEMESQTIICDGETNWIYLADDDEVNITEVDDEENELNPSKIFTIYENGYKYKFVKEDGKNYHIDLFPKESGPFTKVELFINKSKMQISSFTMIDKQGSHFKYVIDSFVTNKEMNNDFFVFKIADYPNVDVIDLR; encoded by the coding sequence ATGAAAAAGCTATTATTAATCCTCACTGTCTTTCCTTGTATAATTTTTGCACAAGACCAAAAAGCCAAAAGTATTTTAGATAAACTAAGTGATAAGACTAAATCTTATACCTCGATAGAGGCAAAATTTACTAATACATTTACTAGTACGGTAACAGATATTAGTGAGTCACAAAGTGGAACATTATATCTTAAAGACGATTCATATAGACTAGAGATGGAATCACAAACAATTATTTGTGATGGAGAAACAAATTGGATTTACCTTGCAGATGATGATGAAGTAAATATTACAGAAGTTGATGATGAAGAAAATGAATTAAATCCATCTAAAATTTTCACCATTTATGAAAATGGCTACAAGTATAAATTTGTGAAAGAAGACGGTAAAAACTACCATATCGATTTATTTCCTAAAGAAAGTGGTCCTTTTACGAAAGTGGAGTTATTCATTAATAAATCTAAGATGCAAATTAGCTCGTTTACTATGATTGACAAACAAGGTAGCCATTTTAAATACGTTATTGATTCATTTGTAACAAATAAAGAAATGAATAATGATTTTTTTGTGTTTAAAATAGCTGACTACCCTAACGTAGATGTTATTGATTTAAGATAG
- a CDS encoding DNA translocase FtsK 4TM domain-containing protein: MKKKNTKENIFKRLIQKFKIEDDRTKKIFGFIFLFLSIYVFVVFVSYLLNGNIDQDKTGKLTNDISNIGGVFGNTLSHLFLRHYFGISSFIFPLLFFNWGLSLVFDKTLFSIKKGFSLGILAVVWISLFFGFFTSPSILGGVFGSEMNEFLALRIGKIGNGFFIFLSLLTFIIIRFNPKFKFTKSSDDKQELPENNEIADEEFSLSNELDFQEEEQEPIIEPISQIVNPQTEDNKEEITPNIKQEESNDLGIEVHVNEEDILSQKDIKTKLEELGDYDPKLDLSNYKIPAVNLLNDYGSGKIEIDKSELEANKNRIVETLANYKIGISSISATIGPTITLYEIVPEAGIRISKIKNLEDDIALSLSALGIRIIAPIPGKGTIGIEVPNQKPTTVSMKAVISSDKFQNSEMELPVAFGKTISNETFVADLAKMPHLLMAGATGQGKSVGLNAILASLLYKKHPAQVKFVLVDPKKVELTLFNKIERHFLAKLPDSEEAIITDTKKVINTLNSLCIEMDQRYDLLQNAQCRNIVEYNKKFIARKLNPNDGHKYLPYIVLVIDEFADLIMTAGKEVETPIARLAQLARAIGIHLIVATQRPSVNVITGIIKANFPARVAFRVTSKIDSRTILDAGGADQLIGRGDMLISLGSDLIRLQCAFIDTPEVEKITDFIGNQRAYPEAFLLPEYIGDAEGGTSDADLDDRDVMFEQAARVVVQHQSGSTSLIQRKLKLGYNRAGRIIDQLETARIVGPFEGSKARQVLIRDEMALEEVLNELNNPN, translated from the coding sequence ATGAAAAAGAAAAATACAAAAGAAAACATTTTTAAACGTCTCATACAAAAGTTTAAAATTGAAGATGATAGAACGAAAAAGATATTTGGTTTTATATTTTTATTTTTATCAATCTACGTATTTGTGGTTTTTGTCTCCTACCTCCTAAACGGAAATATTGACCAAGACAAGACAGGTAAGCTAACTAATGACATTAGTAATATTGGTGGAGTGTTTGGAAATACTTTGTCGCATTTATTTTTGCGTCATTATTTTGGTATTTCTTCTTTCATTTTTCCTCTATTGTTTTTCAATTGGGGCTTATCACTCGTCTTTGACAAGACATTATTTTCTATAAAAAAAGGCTTTTCACTTGGTATTCTTGCTGTAGTTTGGATTTCTTTATTCTTTGGCTTTTTCACATCTCCTTCAATTTTAGGTGGAGTATTTGGCAGTGAAATGAACGAATTTCTAGCCTTGAGAATAGGAAAAATTGGAAATGGATTTTTTATTTTTCTATCCTTATTAACTTTCATAATTATACGATTTAATCCAAAATTTAAATTCACCAAAAGCAGTGATGATAAGCAAGAATTGCCAGAAAATAATGAAATAGCTGATGAAGAATTTAGCTTATCCAACGAATTAGATTTTCAGGAGGAAGAACAAGAACCAATTATCGAGCCGATTAGTCAAATAGTTAATCCGCAAACAGAAGATAATAAAGAAGAAATTACACCAAACATAAAACAAGAAGAAAGTAATGATTTAGGAATTGAGGTTCACGTCAACGAAGAAGATATTTTAAGTCAAAAAGACATCAAAACAAAACTCGAAGAACTCGGAGATTATGATCCTAAGCTTGATCTTTCTAATTATAAAATACCTGCAGTAAACTTATTAAATGACTATGGCTCAGGTAAAATAGAAATAGATAAAAGTGAATTGGAGGCTAATAAAAATAGAATTGTCGAAACACTTGCAAATTACAAAATAGGTATATCTTCTATTAGTGCAACTATTGGACCAACCATAACGCTTTATGAAATTGTTCCAGAAGCTGGTATTCGAATCTCTAAAATCAAAAACTTAGAAGATGATATTGCACTTAGTTTATCAGCCCTAGGTATTCGTATCATTGCTCCTATCCCTGGCAAAGGAACTATCGGAATTGAAGTGCCCAATCAAAAACCAACGACAGTCTCTATGAAAGCTGTAATTTCTTCCGATAAGTTTCAAAATTCTGAAATGGAATTACCTGTTGCTTTTGGTAAAACTATTTCAAACGAAACCTTTGTCGCTGACTTAGCTAAAATGCCTCACCTTCTAATGGCAGGAGCTACTGGTCAAGGTAAATCTGTTGGGTTGAACGCCATATTAGCATCATTACTCTATAAAAAACACCCTGCTCAAGTCAAATTTGTATTGGTAGATCCAAAGAAAGTGGAACTCACATTATTCAATAAAATAGAAAGACACTTCCTAGCCAAACTACCAGACTCCGAAGAGGCAATCATTACTGACACCAAGAAAGTAATTAATACCCTCAATTCCTTATGTATTGAGATGGATCAACGCTATGATTTACTTCAAAATGCTCAATGTAGAAACATTGTTGAATACAACAAGAAGTTTATTGCTAGAAAATTAAACCCTAATGACGGGCATAAATACTTACCCTATATTGTCTTGGTTATTGACGAATTTGCTGACCTTATAATGACAGCCGGTAAGGAAGTAGAAACGCCAATTGCTCGACTGGCTCAACTTGCTAGAGCTATTGGAATACATCTAATAGTAGCTACTCAACGCCCTTCAGTAAATGTTATTACAGGTATCATTAAAGCCAATTTCCCTGCACGTGTAGCTTTTAGAGTTACCTCAAAAATTGACTCTAGAACAATTCTAGATGCTGGAGGTGCCGACCAATTGATTGGTCGTGGTGATATGCTTATCTCTCTAGGTAGTGACTTAATACGATTGCAATGTGCATTTATCGACACTCCAGAAGTAGAAAAAATCACCGATTTCATTGGCAATCAAAGAGCCTATCCCGAAGCCTTTTTACTACCTGAATACATTGGAGATGCCGAGGGTGGCACTAGCGATGCTGACCTCGATGACAGAGATGTCATGTTTGAACAAGCAGCACGAGTTGTCGTACAACATCAGTCTGGCTCTACTTCACTCATACAACGTAAATTAAAACTAGGCTACAATAGAGCTGGAAGAATCATTGACCAACTGGAAACAGCTAGAATTGTAGGTCCTTTTGAAGGAAGTAAAGCCCGTCAAGTACTAATTCGTGATGAAATGGCGTTAGAAGAAGTATTAAATGAATTAAACAACCCAAATTAA
- a CDS encoding enoyl-CoA hydratase/isomerase family protein gives MKDKFVSYHCENRIGFITMDRAEKRNALNPQLVQELKIAFGTAEKDETCKVIVLQAQGQAFCAGADLKYLQSLQSFSHQENVADSSSLMQLFKQVYSLEKVVIAKIKGHAIAGGCGLASVCDLSVASDDAKLGYSEVKIGFIPAIVSVFLLKKIGESKTKELLLTGKTISATEAASIGLINQVVGKDILDDTVQNIAEKLCHQASQQSLASTKKLIAHLQSMSLEDGLNFAVEENAKARANEDCKKGIKSFLNKEEINW, from the coding sequence ATGAAAGATAAATTTGTATCATACCATTGCGAAAATAGAATTGGCTTTATCACTATGGATAGAGCTGAAAAAAGAAATGCTCTAAATCCTCAGCTTGTTCAAGAGTTAAAAATTGCTTTTGGAACTGCCGAAAAAGATGAAACATGTAAAGTGATTGTATTACAAGCACAAGGCCAAGCATTTTGCGCTGGTGCCGATTTGAAATACTTGCAATCCTTACAATCTTTTTCTCACCAAGAAAATGTTGCCGATTCGTCAAGTCTAATGCAGTTGTTCAAACAAGTTTATTCCTTAGAAAAGGTAGTCATCGCAAAAATAAAAGGACACGCCATAGCAGGTGGTTGTGGTTTGGCTAGTGTTTGTGACTTATCGGTTGCATCAGATGATGCTAAATTAGGCTATTCTGAAGTTAAAATTGGATTTATCCCTGCTATAGTCAGTGTGTTTTTACTCAAAAAAATCGGCGAAAGTAAAACTAAAGAATTACTACTTACTGGAAAAACTATATCAGCTACAGAAGCGGCTAGTATTGGATTGATAAACCAAGTGGTTGGCAAGGATATTTTAGATGATACAGTACAAAACATAGCCGAAAAGCTGTGTCATCAAGCCTCACAACAATCCCTAGCAAGTACTAAGAAATTGATAGCCCATCTGCAAAGCATGTCGTTAGAAGATGGTCTTAATTTTGCCGTAGAAGAAAATGCAAAAGCTAGAGCTAATGAAGACTGCAAAAAAGGTATTAAATCCTTTCTCAATAAAGAAGAAATAAATTGGTAG
- a CDS encoding amidinotransferase, with product MIALNLHNETNPLEAVVLGLPDSFGGTPKIEDCYDPKSREHVLKGTFPTQQNVINEMNAVKSVLLKYGVEVFRPRNIEGLNQIFSRDIAFVIDNKFILPNIIDDRKEEVSAIDTLIENIRAEDIISMPIDVRVEGGDVMLCDDFIFVGYSEEADFQKYQVARTNRSAVEFLQHSFPHKKVKGFELKKSDDNPKDNALHLDCCFQPVGQHYAIMYKAGFKNQSDVDFLISYFGEDNIIFISRDEMYQMNSNIFSISPQVVISEKGFERLNKELRNKGITVEEVPYAEIAKMEGLLRCSTLPLRRK from the coding sequence ATGATAGCACTAAATTTACACAACGAAACCAATCCTTTAGAGGCTGTTGTTCTAGGTTTGCCAGATAGTTTTGGTGGTACACCTAAGATTGAAGATTGCTATGATCCAAAGTCTAGAGAACACGTTTTGAAAGGCACTTTTCCTACACAGCAAAATGTTATTAACGAAATGAATGCGGTCAAATCTGTACTTTTAAAGTATGGTGTAGAGGTTTTTCGACCAAGGAATATTGAAGGTTTAAATCAAATTTTTTCAAGGGATATAGCTTTTGTTATTGACAACAAATTTATTTTGCCTAATATCATTGACGATAGAAAGGAAGAAGTTTCAGCCATAGACACATTAATAGAAAATATAAGAGCTGAAGATATCATTTCAATGCCTATTGATGTAAGAGTCGAAGGTGGCGATGTAATGTTGTGTGACGACTTTATTTTTGTGGGTTATTCAGAAGAAGCCGATTTTCAGAAGTATCAAGTGGCAAGAACTAACAGAAGTGCAGTTGAATTTTTACAGCATTCTTTTCCTCATAAAAAAGTAAAAGGCTTTGAACTCAAAAAATCAGATGACAATCCTAAAGATAATGCCTTGCATTTGGATTGTTGTTTTCAGCCTGTTGGTCAACACTATGCTATTATGTACAAAGCGGGTTTCAAAAACCAATCAGATGTAGATTTTTTAATTAGTTATTTTGGAGAAGATAACATCATATTTATTAGTAGAGATGAAATGTATCAAATGAATTCTAATATATTTTCTATTTCTCCTCAAGTTGTGATATCAGAAAAAGGATTTGAAAGATTAAATAAAGAGTTAAGAAATAAAGGAATTACAGTAGAAGAAGTGCCCTATGCTGAAATAGCAAAGATGGAGGGGCTTTTGCGCTGTTCAACATTACCATTGAGAAGAAAATGA
- a CDS encoding amidinotransferase has translation MSQITQHILMIQPVSFRFNEQTAVNNYYQKVLDGLSPQATQEKALSEFNAFVDKLRSKGVNVIVVPDTKEPDTPDSIFPNNWVSFHRDGGVGLYPMCAENRRTERREDIFDILVDDYGFHIEQIHDFTEFEEYDRYLEGTGSMILDRENKYCYAAISERTDEQAVIQFCDVFGYKPVCFTANQDVNGERLAIYHTNVMMCVADNFAVVCLDTIDEIEERTHVIEMLEESDKEIIEISEEQKQHFAGNMLQVMGDKPYLVMSDSAYNSLSPEQISQIEKHCPIIHSSLDTIEACGGGSARCMMAEIFLPKSK, from the coding sequence ATGAGTCAAATAACACAGCACATACTAATGATTCAGCCAGTAAGTTTTCGTTTTAACGAACAAACGGCTGTAAACAATTACTATCAAAAAGTATTAGACGGTTTGTCACCTCAAGCCACTCAAGAAAAAGCACTTTCAGAGTTTAATGCCTTTGTTGATAAATTACGTTCTAAAGGTGTTAATGTAATTGTAGTTCCTGACACTAAAGAGCCTGACACGCCTGACTCAATTTTCCCTAATAATTGGGTGTCTTTTCATCGAGATGGAGGTGTAGGATTATACCCTATGTGTGCTGAAAATAGACGTACAGAACGTAGAGAAGATATTTTTGATATCTTGGTTGATGATTATGGATTTCATATCGAGCAGATACATGACTTTACCGAATTTGAAGAATACGATAGGTATCTGGAGGGAACTGGTAGCATGATACTAGATAGAGAAAATAAATATTGTTATGCCGCTATTTCTGAACGAACAGACGAACAGGCAGTAATTCAGTTTTGCGATGTTTTTGGTTATAAACCCGTTTGTTTTACAGCCAATCAAGATGTGAATGGTGAACGATTAGCGATTTATCATACTAATGTAATGATGTGTGTAGCAGATAATTTTGCAGTGGTTTGTCTAGATACCATTGATGAAATAGAGGAGCGTACTCACGTCATAGAGATGTTAGAAGAATCAGATAAAGAAATCATAGAAATTTCAGAAGAGCAAAAACAACATTTTGCTGGTAATATGTTGCAGGTTATGGGAGATAAGCCTTATTTAGTAATGTCAGATTCTGCCTACAACAGTTTAAGCCCAGAACAAATTAGTCAGATTGAAAAGCATTGTCCAATAATTCACAGCTCATTGGATACCATAGAGGCTTGTGGTGGTGGTAGTGCAAGATGTATGATGGCAGAAATATTTTTACCCAAATCTAAATGA